The Glycine soja cultivar W05 chromosome 19, ASM419377v2, whole genome shotgun sequence genomic sequence aaatcatagtttttttttattttgtgcttctattttgatgtttttttcatggaactggtgcatgatataatttttttggattatttgaCGTTAAAACCATAGAAAAAGTGTGTcatgaatatcattaatgtgttcggcatcatttgaaaaaaatgtagaacatgggtacttacgcatagttgcaagggttcaaatcatagttttttttttaattttgtgcttctattttgaggtgttatttcATGGAACTAGTgcacgatataatttttttaattgtttgacaTTCAAACCATGAAAAAAGTGTGTCACGAATATCATTAaagtgttggacataatttgaAAAACATGCAGAACACTTAATCATAGTTgtaagggtccaaatcatatttGATGATGCCGTTACAGGGGTTCTTAAACATATTTGATCCCATTATCACAACATTTTATACTTCAATGACCAAGACGATGACCAGTCCCACAAGGTGGTGGACGCCGATTATGTTGCGGATTTCTTCTTTCCAGTATGACTGGTTCTCCCACGTCATGATGATGTTGTTTTATGTTAGTATTTTCAATGTTGGTTGTTGTAGCTGAAGAAATTTGACCATGTTCTCCAAATGAATGTGGTGCATCAAACTGTTGTAAAGTTGCTAAATATAATGCCACTGAATTTGGTGTATTGAAATCGACGCCAAATAAATCGATCATCCATTCATGGGTGGTTGTAGTGACTGACTCGCCAGTGTGGCCAAAAGTTTGATGAACAAGTGAAGGAGTAGAATACATTGACTGAGGatgtggaatttcaaaatgtgtTTGTTCAACACTTGGCCCTGCAACATTATGGGTAATTTTTGTGCGTGGATCATGTAGTTGCTGTGCAACAGACAAGAACAAAGTAGTGTTTTTCCTATACCATTCCATGTACGCTGGTGTATTTGTCACTATTCCTTCAACCCATTGCCCAGCTAAAACAtcattgtgtttgtttttccagATATTAATCCACTCTGCATGGTATTCCATCCAATCAATGTAATGATTGCCTCGCATGTCAATTTGGTAAAGTAGATCAAGATTCATGAGATCAACAGGGATATCTTGTTGTAGTCCAAATTGTAGCTTCACCCAGTTTGTTTGATGCCATTTGACAATCGAGAAACAAATAATTGTAGTACATGCAGACCAAATCTCCATGTCTCTATATGCGCGTCTGGTAGGTGTTCTTCAAATCCTTTATATGGGACCCAAGAAAACTGAAATATATGCCAACAAGGCAACATGTTAGTATGTATGTACATATTTAAGGTGTAGATCATGATAGTATTAAACCTCATGACTCTCCATATGATCTATACGAGACCTATATCCGACCAAGTCACCATGAGGTGTGGCCCTATATTCTAATCTACCACCACTCCATCTGAAATGTAAAACATACAAAATCAGTATTCATTGTAATGAATGTTATAATACACgtcattgaaagaaaaaaaattacatttcgctatatgtaaataattttttagccaGTGGAAAAGTTGTTTCGGGTCGTGGGACTCTTGGTGCAATAAAAGGCATGCGGTACCAAGCCCATGACTGCAATAGTATGGCACAACCACCCATAGCTTTACCAACCTCCGATGATGCTCGACATAGTTCTCTATACAGGTTTGCTAAACAAGTTGAACCCCagctatatttttttgtgttgttcaaATCACGTAATAGGTTCAAATACATTAAATGAACTCTATTTCTAGATTTATCAGGAATTAAAGTACTTCCAATCATGTACATTATGTAAGCTCTACACCTGCATTGTAGTTGATGCGTTGTTGGTTCTTCAAGCAATGGTGCACGCAACATGCTTAGCAACCATGTTAGCTTCAGTGCAACTCCTTTACGTGCATTTTCGGGAGGGACTTCCCCTAGTAACTCGTGGCATAACTCATCCCAATGTAAGAAGCTAGGTCCAGCCACAACACGACCATCGACTCTAATGCCTAGATGAAGGGCAACATCTTCGAGTGTGATGGTGCACTCTCCCCATGGCAGGTGAAAGGTATGTGTTTCAGGCCTCCATCGCTCAACCAATGCAGTGATAAATGTAGGATCAATTTTACACTATTTGATTAGGGAAATATGTTGGAACCCGGTACACGATAGTAATGGTATAACTTGTGGTTCTGGTTCAGGTATTGTATGGTAATAGGAAGTGATTAAGTCATTAATCGTAGTATGTGAACGATGAACGTGTTGATGACGCAATAGAGGTTTATGATCCATGACAATGATGTCAAATGGTAAACCGAatacaaatgatataaaattttaagttgGGTGATGCAAATGTGGTATTGACATGCACCTCCCATCTATTTATCGTTTAAACTGTGTTCAGTTTTGCAAGCACAAATACACTTAAGGTAACTGTAatgcctcgagattccaaaACACATTTATAAATTGTCTCGTTGTaaggcctcgagattccaaagcacgtTAACACGACTGTGGTACTGTGATGCATTGAGATTCTAATGCACGTGAACCAATTACATTTTTATGCACACTATTCACCCGCATGCGTACGTTAACCGTATTAACTTCGTTCTCAACTATTCGCATGGCCTCAGCATTACACTTAATGTAACTATTATGCCTTgagattccaaagcacatttataatttgtctcgttataaggcctcgagattccaaagcacgtTAACATGACTATGGTATTGTGACGCATCGAGATTCTAATTCACATGAACCATGGACCCATGATTGATTGCATATATAAACGTACCATGTCACCCAATACTTTGCACAGTTGCGTCAAATCAAATTGTGAGGGAAAATAGAGAGGGCAAGCAATGAGGTCAGAGCCTATTTGTGCGTACGTTTATATCAATGGTGAAATCATTCAAAGTTCAAGTGCAAATGCAATTTTCAGAGGTGACAAGACAAAGTCGTTACTCTTGAATCGAACAATGATGCTGCCAAATATAATCGCCGCAATACAATCATTAATTACAGATAATGGTGTTACGCCTATAATTAATGTCCTTTGGTATCGTTGCCCTGTATATCAATTCAATGGTGAAGTTCAATATAGGGTAATTCAAATTATTGACGAAGAAGGTGTTTTGTGCATGTTTCATACATTTCTCAATATGACAAGTGTAATATGTATGGAACTTAAAGTTGATGTTCATAATTCATTATCACCTACTCAAGTTAATGACCTAAGTTGGGCCGACATGGAGTAGAAGCTGGAGAATATCCTGAAAttagaatgaataatttaacatattttgttgttgtattgcgTTAAAGTTTTTCTCCATCTTTATTATCTAGTTGTAGTTGTTGCATGCTTtgaagttgttattttcaatttacttcAGTAATAATAGTCTACATATGCATGATTTTAGAGATGCGGAGCAATGTCAGACCTAACCCTCACATGCACTGACACCCCATTAAAGTGTGGTGTTGCACATATTCACTCACATGCATATGTTTATCCCATTAACATGTTTCTGAACAATCCGCGTGACCTTAGCATGCGATGCAGAACACTACGATCAACAATCATGATGAAACGAACAGTCTGTCATGTATATTAATGTGTGAGGTTACACACTATTCACTCACATGTGTACACTATTTCACAGTTGCACAATATTTACTCACATGCACTTAATGTCCTACCTAACCCTCGTAACTAACTTTGCTACCTAACCTTCCCATCTAACTCTCTTACctaaccttccaatctaacACTCCCACCTAACACTCGTAACTAACTTTATTGCCTAACCCTCCCACCTAACATTCTCATCTAACTCTCTTACctaaccttccaatctaacACTCCCACCTAACCCTCCAACCTCTCCCTCATAACTAACTTTGCCACCTAACCTTCTCATCTAACCCTCGTAACTAACTCTCCCACctaaccttccaatctaacTCTCGTAGTAAACTTTCTCAGCCTATATATAATATCACCAATTGATAACAACATATCAAACACAATAACTTTCTCACAAAACAAAACTCGATTTGTAACTCTCACACTATTTCCACTCATATCCCATAAGCACCACCATGGCTCCACCTAAAGAAATTGCGACCATCATTTACCACACTGGTCACATTGTAGACGATCCAGTTCAAGGATCGATGTACACATCTGTGAacccaatatttttttacgtcATTTGTTCTATTACGTTTATACAATTCATTCGAAAAATTAACAATCGTCTCCCTGCTCAAGCAACTGAACAAGTTGCTCAATTGTTATTTCGTGTTCCTATTTCATTTCATCTGGGTCAGACACGTTTTATTTCAGCACAACTATTCGACAATGATGATCTCAGAGGCGCGATGGAAACATTTCTCCAGAATCCACAATTGAATTCTGCCGAATTCTATGCGGTTATTGACCTTATTTCTCAACCACAACCATCGTCTCCACAACCCTCATGTCCACAACTACAACTACCGCCTCCACAACAGTTACTGTACAACAACATAGACCTCAATAATCCAGTATCTTCATGCAAAAATCTTGAATCACAAGACCCCTTTGACATTTATACTTCATACACACAACTATTATCcgaaaatgattctttttttcatgCCCAACAAACCTCCTTTGGCCAACAAAACCATCCTTCACCCCCCTTTACCCCACCTTCACAACTAccacaaacacaaacatcaaatcGAGATGAACATCTCATTGCTAACGAAGATCCCATTATACGATTTCATGATGAAAACATGGATGATTTTAGTGAAGATGAGGATCAAAAGTTCTTTGATCACATCAATCACCAAAGCGATGACCAAATCGATGACGAGGGTGTTGGCAGACCAACGACACCTCCGTCACCTCCGTTGTAATATCACCAACCTAGGTGTCCAGTAGACTTGAACTTTGACCACCTACCACACTACATTAATCAACAACATTTTGTTCATTAACAACACAATGTACAACCACCAATCGGTATACTCGAGGTTGGCATGACCTTCGATGACAAAGCACAATGTATTCGTGCAGTCAAAGAATACAACATCAGAAATCATTTAGATTGCACAACAATTTACTCTGACCAGAGAAGGCTAAACTTCGTCTGTAAGTTACATGAAAATGGTTGTCCATGGAGCTTGAGCGCATGTAATTCAAAGAGGCATAACAAATGGATTATCAAGAGTATCAGAGGTCATCACACTTGTCTTGTGCCAATGCTCAGATAAGATCATCGTCAACTCGACAAACACGTCATAACACAGATCATCCAACCAATTGTCAAAACAAACCCAACTGTCTCCATCAAGACGTTGATTGCAGAGATCAAAACATTCATGAATTATACCCCATCCTACAAGAAAACACGGTTAGGAAAGTAAAGAGCGTTGGAGATGATTCATGGAAACTGGGAAGAATCATACGCCAAACTGCCAAAAATTTTCGGAGCTTTGCAATCTTGTGTTCCCAGGACTGTGGTCCCTGCTCAAACATAATCCTTTTATGAGGGGGGAGAAATAGTACCGGGCAAAAGATTGTTTAAACGTGTCTTTTGGTCATTTGATCCATGCATTAATGGTTTTGTATATTGCAAACCCATAgtacaagtagatggtacatgGCTTTACAAGAAGTATACTGGCACACTGTTGATAGCTACCACAcaagatagaactaaccatatCTTCCCGATTGCCTACACCATTGTAGAAGGGGAGACAACTTCAGCTTAggggttttttttaaagaatttgagaagacatgttactccgcaaattaacatttctctcaCTTCAGACCGACACCCCTCAATTATAAGTGCCTACAACAACTAAAGTAACTTATGGGTCCAGGACACATCTCATTTCTTTTGCCTACGCCACATTGCACAAAACTTTGTTCGCAGTAACTCAAACTGCAAACATTTAAAGAAACCACTCATGTTGGCTGGtgagaatctattttatttatttattaaaattttctatcaatcaaattttataacataatagattgattgaatatttaCAGGTTACACATACACAGAGAAGATGCACTGGAGACATCTTGGGGATATCCATGCGAATAAGCCAACTGCAACTGAATGGCTTGATCAATTACCCAGACAAAAATGGGTACAATGCTTCGATGAGGGGAAACGTTGGGGACATATGACTACCAATTTGTCGGTGTCTGTTAATTCCATGTTCAAAAACACAAGACATTTGTCGGTGTCATCGTTGGTTGAGGAGACGTATTTCAAGATCGCACAACTCTTTGCTAATAGAGGTTGACAAACTCAGGCAATGATAAACTTTGGCTCCCAGTATTATGAAGTCTTCTTCGATGCAATGAATAGCAGTCAACAAGAATCTAATACATACATTGTAAATGAATTCGACAGACACAATCACACTTTTATTATAACAGAGACTCAATCCCCACTTGAAACACCCAGACCACTTGGAAGGTTTAGAGTAATGTTACAATCCCAAAAGTGTGATTGTGGTGAATATCAGGCTAAACACTTACCGTGTTCTCACGTCATGGCTGTCTGTAAATCTGTCAATGTTGATCTCATGACCTATGTGTCGATGTTATTCACTTTACAACACATTTTGTACATCTACGACAACTCCTTTGGTTTATTGCCACACGAATCAATGTGGCAAGATATGAAGGAGTCAGTGGGGTCTTAATCCAAGGAGAAAGTGGACTGCAAAGGGTAGTCCCGTTTTAACTCGCATTCTTACTGAGATGGACGAAGACGAAAATGAACGAGCAAGTAGAAAAAAACGTGGACTTTGCCAGCAACATGGTCATAGCAGAAACAATTGTCCTAATATATCCTCATCTTAAATTTTTCCTTAACCAAATgtcattgtttaaatattttattgataatgcagtataatattcttctataaataaattgttaaaaactttagttttatcatttttaattaaatctaatgacataaaaaactaattatatttagtaaaataattaaatttattatttaaaatttttactaaaataaatatattattatacaaaattcagattttaaaacaaatattcaaccaaaaatatattaaataaattaaataatataacaaaaataattaaatttaataatataattttttaataataaaattaatttaatcaatcattcaaaaaataatttaataaataaataattttaaaattaattaaaaataattttatataatataatatttaattttaataatattttaatttataagaaaaaaagcaTAGCAAGGAAATTCGGGGTGGCCAAACCCAACTTCCGTGAATGAAGGAGAAGAGGTGTACTTTGGGAATTATATCTCAAACAAATATAGTTTGAGAATTAAGAGGTGAGAGAAGGTACACCTCCTTAAAAAAACCGTAATTAGgattattggattttttttgtgaataaagGATTATTGGATTAGTATTTATAAGAAGAGGAAGATGTGCTCCTCTCTAACACTCTTCTTTAGAGACTTTGTTTTAtgatagttaaaatttattgaaaattattaattagtaaattttacttttcatttaatataaattaaaaaataatttttgaaagaaaatgtcataaaaaatgTTCCTATAAgagtaagagaaaaaaattggaaagacaaaaaagaaatagaagataaattttaacaacGGAAATTAAGGTAAGATATTGTTATTacctcaattaaatattttagaaatgaaTGCACAGGTAATAAATGCTACCAGATTGAATTTATTACAATTTTGATTATAAGTTCAATTTTCTCAATCATAGATTTTTTGTTTACAGAAAGAATCATAGATTTATATTGATTCCCTTATTTGAACAATAAAGATTTATATGGTGAAGAAGAGATTTATTAGATGAccgtcaaaaaaagaaaaagatttattACATGTAATAACTGATACGGTATGGtaagaagagagaaataatCTAATTAAtagatagaaaaataattataattaatcatgtaaatattataataattacctATTAATTACATCAATGATAAccaatttattctaaaatttattacaCTCAAATCAATCAATACAACCTCTAAATATTGCATTGAAATTtatattagattaaattaaaattaatttgtaaaaagatttaatttaagataccaaatgttgtaatcaatcaattatatcaataacaaattgatttgatttcgTGGAGGATACTTTAGGTTGGGTGTTAAATATATCACTAATCAGGGCAAGACAGGGAGAAAGAACCTATCAGAGcatattcttgtttttttttttaccgttgGCGGAAggtgattaatttttgttggaGAGTCTGAGCGTACACACAAGATAATTATTCTCTTcccaatataatttattttatatctaagGGTCAATCAGGAATCGAATTCTAGACCACTTGATTAAGGACCGGATACAAGTCATAATCACTTCTCTCATCAGTTGTTGGTATTGAAATCTGTTGTTTATGGCTTTATTTAGTTTAATGTTATAGACCAGGTACTATCTTATTGACAGATTTTTTATGTATGTGGTTGTTTTGTAGAAAATGGGTCGTGCAAGAATAACCTTGAAACTCATCTCAAATGAGAGATCTCGTAGGTTAACTTTCAAGTCCAGAAGGGAAATACTTATCAAGAAAACCTCTGAATTTTCCACCTTGTGTGGAGTTGAAGCCTGCTTGATTGTGTACGATAATGGCAATGGAGATGTTGCACCAGTAACTTGGCCAAAAGAACCTGTATTGGTACACCCCATCCTTCAAAAGTATGAGTCTCAGAAGAATGAGAGACCTCCCAAGACCTTTGGTATTGAAGACTTTTTGGAGAATAGGAAGAACATGGTTGAAGCTGACATTTCCAAAGTGCATAAACAGATCAGTAACATCAAGTATCCAACTTGGGATCCAAGTTTCACAAACATGGAAGAGAAGCAATTGAAGGCTTTCATTACTCAGGTGAATGCTAAGATTATGGCTTGTGATCATGTGTTGCAAAACAAGCATCAAAGTAAAGCCAACAACATCATGCAAAACATGGCTTGGGGAAGTGCTTCCTCCTCCCATATTCCAAGCCAAATCACCCCAACTCCTAACAATAATGGGAGGGTGTATGTTACAAATCCAATAAATCAGTTTGATGGAGCTAGTAATCATGGAATGAACATGCAACAAGTTGATGCTTGCTATGGTTACATTCCCACAATGGCTCAAGAAAGTACTAATTCTACCTCCTCATATCCAAGGCAATTCAATTGCTTGCAAAACATCCCTCAAAGCCAACCCATATTTGAAGATTTAAAGCCACTTGATTATAAGAATGAGATGGTAGATTTTAGTTATCAAGTTGATGTGCCACTAGATTCAACTAATCAACTTGGTGTGTATGCGGACTGGACTAATAATCAATTCGGTGACTTTGAGGACTGGATTAATCGACCTATTGATGGGTCTAATCAACCAGTTAATGGTGATCTTGTGGGTTTGGACAATAAACCTAATGAATCTATCTTGCAAAATATTCCTGTTCAATATCAGAATAAGCAACAAGGAggagctttgcatgtcttgcCA encodes the following:
- the LOC114398173 gene encoding uncharacterized protein LOC114398173 — protein: MGRARITLKLISNERSRRLTFKSRREILIKKTSEFSTLCGVEACLIVYDNGNGDVAPVTWPKEPVLVHPILQKYESQKNERPPKTFGIEDFLENRKNMVEADISKVHKQISNIKYPTWDPSFTNMEEKQLKAFITQVNAKIMACDHVLQNKHQSKANNIMQNMAWGSASSSHIPSQITPTPNNNGRVYVTNPINQFDGASNHGMNMQQVDACYGYIPTMAQESTNSTSSYPRQFNCLQNIPQSQPIFEDLKPLDYKNEMVDFSYQVDVPLDSTNQLGVYADWTNNQFGDFEDWINRPIDGSNQPVNGDLVGLDNKPNESILQNIPVQYQNKQQGGALHVLPPPLNGFQTDCYNVNF